From the Telopea speciosissima isolate NSW1024214 ecotype Mountain lineage chromosome 9, Tspe_v1, whole genome shotgun sequence genome, the window GGTCCAAAGGAGGATTCAAGCTAGAAGTTGATCATGATATCGCACGCGTGAACAAGTCCAAGGATGCATTGAAGGATGAATATCATGTGCCTGGTTCGTGGTGGGTTGAGAAGAATAATGGGATGGTTCAAGATGCTAATGGTTCTTGGAAGTTAATGGACCATCAGGAAGACATTGATTTTGGGCTTTGAGTGTTATCTTATAAAATCTCAATATGATTTGTACCATtctattgtattttttatttgtttgcaaTAATTTATGGGGTAGACCCAAAGTCTGTATTCTGTATCATCCGGGTATATGCCTAGACGTAAACTCAgtaatattcttttatttttgagaaaattattgGGACCCCCCCTATACTATGACCTAATTACTTAGTCTCCCCAACATTTagaacaattacttgaacacctcctgcagtttaccatttctttcaagcaAGTCCTGTCtgttagtttagtgatgatgtcatcgattaaattttttgtaatgcctaaactacccttaaagggtagtgaagtgacccttttactctcttcctcctccttcttcctacaacccaatttcagattcaaaccctaatcgatttcgaaaaaaatctcttttcttaaacaaatttcaaatcaaaataacccaaaacccttaatcgatATCAGATTTAAACCCTAATAAATCTCTTTCATCGATTCaagtacaaaaaataaaattaaatttgaGCCAGAGCGCCACCATACCCGACTGCTCCGCCACATCCTCCGGTTGCCCCATCCATTTCAGAACAAGAGTAGCAAATACGTACATGGGTAGAAGCAGAACAGAGTAGAGAAACAGAACCATCCATGATCTCTGCATATGGATTCCCAACATATGGAATTTCTTGGCTCCAAATGCCTGACCACATAGTGTCTCCAATGCACTAGCCATTCCTAACTAATAAAtcgaaaaaaaacaaacaaaacccagAACAGAGATTGTTATGAACATTCAATTAAAACATCAAAAAGTGTAGCCGAGTAGAGAAGATTAAGTACCAAGAGACCGTAATTGAAGCCAACAATGACATTATTGGCGATGGAGAGGGAAGCGAGCTCGAGATCACCAAGATGGCCAGCGAAAGCTTGGGAGATGACATTCATGGAGTAGGAGGCGACACGACTGAAGATGGCTGGACTAACGATGTGCCATAACAGTTTTGATTCGATCCAAACCCTTTTCCCTaaatcttcctcttcttcgttCTCTCTTATTAATGGTGTTTTCCATAATGAGGGAACAGATTCTTTGAGCATGTTATGGTTAATTATGGGTTTGTGATGGAAATTACTTTGCTTCCTTATTTAATTGTCCATTCTGACCTAGTGTCTTAatctttcccctcccccctcctcaATTTGAGAGAGAATGGAACCAAGCTGAAACGAGCAAATACCCTTGAATATGGTTGTGaaaatctttctttttcccttacttCCATATGCACCAACATATGACAAATAGAGTCAGCCTTCAGAGATATGTCCTCTACCACTTGGGCTATGACAGCTTTACAGATCTTGGAACCAACCTTCCGTTCACAAGCTGAAGATAGTATGGCAGTCTGATACCATTTTGAGATTGTTGCTACAATGGTGTACATCGATTAACCTTTACAAATGGACTGTTGGGTTCCACCGATTGAAAATTTTGACCTCTACAAATGGTTGAGATTATTGCTGCATAAGTGGATTATTGCTGTGAGATGAACTGAGATTATTACTCCACCCCTACTCCCTCTAGGGTTCCAccgattgaaaaaaaaaaaaaaaaaaaagagaagaagaagaagaagagcagagagGGCAAGAAACCGAGAATCGCTCTCGATGTACCCATCATGCGTTGATGGTGACGGTGGTGAGGTCCTCCCTCTGCAGCTGAACTGtagttgcaggaagaagaagaagaaaaagttaaagaagaaagaaggggaggaaggagaaggaggagggtaagttggtcatttaacttcataagtttaagttaaataacttataagggtaaaatggacattttcatttaaacactaacagcagactaacaccgttaggtttcggggggtgtcaagtaattgtttcaaacattggtaattgtaagcaaaatggccatagtacagggggtgtccatgtgattttctctttattttattcattcTACTAATCTTTGGTGATCTATCTATCTATTCTATTCTATCTATAAAAGTACATACTCCACTTTATTGTCCAAATTTTTCACATGACAAGAATAcccctattctctctctctccctttctctttccaaGCCATTGGAGAgtggtatcatccatatggaGTCCATATAAGGCCCACATGGTCACAGTAGGAGAGAGCGTTTCATTATGAGCCCCACTATTTTATTATATGATAGGGTATTTTAGAATTTGCACAAGGACAATGCATGGTTACTTTTCCCTATTATTTATATGAAAACTATTATTTGCACCGCCTCATGATGAAAGACTTTCCTTCATACATTATTGTGTGCGGTGCGTAGGACTAATTTAGTTAAATTGACCTTTGAATTAGTTAGTTGTGAAGTTCAAGACCTTATTTCAACCAAGTGACCTATCATATAATAAACTTTTTATTCGTAcaatttatcaaataaaaaaatgctaCTATTCACTTTAGAATACAACAACAAATTCCGTCTTGTCCCTCTTTgcaacatattttttttctattgtgATGTTAGCAACGCCATTTGGAGGGAATTTTCTTCTTGGTTTGGCTTTGTCTGGGCTCGGCCTTCCTCTATTGCTGGTCTTTTTGGATGGAGGAAGAGGAAGTTACGATGTACCAATGTCAAGGATCCTTCGGCTGGTGGTGCGGTTGTCATTTGCGCTGTTACTTGGGAAGAGCGCAATAGAAGATGTCATGAGGGCCTTTCTCGAAATTTAAATCAGATCCTAGACTGTATTAAGGGAGAAATAAGGAATTGCAATTTTGTGATTAAGGGGATTAGAACAACCTTTGATCTGGTGTGCGTTAGATCTCTGGGTCTGGCCATCTCTAGATCCTCTTCCAGAGGCATTGCCGAGGTGTTCTGGTGCAAACCTCATTCAAATTGTATCAAGCTGAATATTGACGGTAGCTCGCTTGGGAACCCTGGTAGAGCAGGGGTAGGTGGTGTTTTTCGTAATCACCACACCCAAGTGGTGAATTCTTTCAGTCGATTTCTGGGGATCTGCAACATTTTTGTGGCAGAGTTTGAGGCTCTTATGGATGGTCTTTTCATTACAAAGGAGATGGGAATAAGGGACATGTGGATCGAATCTGATTCGGCCTTTGTGGTGATGTCAATTCACTCTTCAAATATCCCTTGGTTTGTTTTTCAAAGATGGTTGGTTCTTAGACCCTATCTGGATTCCTGCAATTGAAAATTTTCGCATTGCTTCAGAGAAGCTAACCCCATTATGGATTATATGGCAAAGCAGGCGCCTAAATCTGGGGAGTCGATTCTAATTGTGTTTTTCCTAGACACATTGAAGAACAGTTGGCGCATGATGCCATGGGCATGTCGAGATTCAGATTTTTATAGTGGTGAGTGAGATTCctgctgatggccatgccgaaggtggggttCCTCGCCTGCTAGGTTGTTTCTTGGTTTTGGCCTTTTTGTAATTTGTTTTTGTATCTTTTTATTCaatgatcttttagcaaaaaaaaaattaaataaataaaaaggggtCGACTACATAGATCCAAACAAAATCAATTGGGGGAAATTGAGGTCTAAACAAGAAAAAGGGGataaagagatgggaaaagagagatagGGGATGAGATGAGAAAGATAAAGAATAtaggaaaatgaaagatgaaagtacgACGAAaaaaggcacagcccagcaagtcaggagaatctcatcTGAATGAGGTTTGTAATAATTTATATTTCCAAATTAAAA encodes:
- the LOC122638739 gene encoding protein DETOXIFICATION 27-like, yielding MLKESVPSLWKTPLIRENEEEEDLGKRVWIESKLLWHIVSPAIFSRVASYSMNVISQAFAGHLGDLELASLSIANNVIVGFNYGLLLGMASALETLCGQAFGAKKFHMLGIHMQRSWMVLFLYSVLLLPMYVFATLVLKWMGQPEDVAEQSGMVALWLKFNFIFCT